Sequence from the Ereboglobus luteus genome:
GAATAGGGAGAAAATGAGATACGGGGGAAGCTCGCCGTCGGGGTTTTCCGCCTCGGAGATGTTGCGTCTCCAGTTTTCCAGCGTTTCGAGCCGGTCGGCGGGGAGTGTGACGATGCCCACGCCGGGGAGCAGGGTGGGCGAGGCGCCGCGCTTGGTGACGAGTGCGACCTCCTCGTCGGTGAGGAGGCGTTCGCCGGATTTGAATATCCAGCGCAAGTCGAGGGCGGCATCGTTGTCGCCGCCCCCGGCGGTTTTAGATTTCAAATTCGAAATTTCAGAATCACTGGTCGCGTTTTTTTTGCGAGCGCGCCGGGTGGCGATGGCGCTGACTTCGAGGGTTTGCGCGTTCTGGAGGAGTTTTTCCGTTTCGGGGGCGAGTTCGATTTCGTAGGCGCGCCGCCATGCGGGGAGGGTATTTTTCAGATAAGATGGAATCTCGATGATGTTCGAGAGGAGGTAGTGGCCGGTTTGTGCGTTGTAGGCGAAATGCGATTTGCGCGCGAGGGCGGCGAGTCCGATGAGCTTGGCGCGTTCCGCCCGCGTGGTTGCGGGGCGGGCGGACGAGGCGGTGTTGCCCGGTGTGAAGGCCGGGGCGCGGGGCGCGCGGGCATTGGCCGGGTCTTTCCAGAACGCCTCGAACGAGAGTCCGTTGTGGCTGGTGGCGAAGGTGAGGACGAGTGTGCGCGGAGGCGGCGCATCGGAGGTTGCCGGGACGGTTTTGCCGTTGGTTGCCGCGCCGGAGGATTGCGGCGCGGGCGCGTTGGCACCGTTGCCGTTGCCGTTGGCGGATGGCTCGGCGGGCAGGGGAGGGAGTTCGTCGCAAAGGAGTTCCTCGATTTCGTGAATGCCGGCGACCGCGATGGCGCGGGCTTTTTCGGTGTCGTCAGTCGATGCGCGGATGTTGAGCTCGCCATTTTCCCATTCGATGACGGCGTATTCATCGCGTTTTTCAATGCGGCGGTGAATGATGGCGTCCTTGTTGGTGAGCTCGAGTTCGCGGATTTCGCTGTCGCGGTAAATGCGGCGGCCCTGTTCGAGCTGGCTGTCCGTGAACACGGCGAACCAATCGCCTTCGAGTTTCTCAAACCAAAACTCGAGCGATTGCGGACTGTAGATGCGTTTTGCGGCGTGCTTTTGCATGACGCGAAAAGGTTCAACGCTAGAATCGCATGAGTGTTGAGCAATCCCTTTTTCAAGTGTCATTGTTTTTTGGGTGATAGCGAAGGCATACCCTCGGACGGAGGCGGGCGACGCGACTAAATTCATTGTAAAGCCGACGTTAATATACCGTTGCCAAGGTTTCCGCCCGACATTTGCGTTTGGGTTTCATTTTCCCAAATTATTTTTAATCTCATGCAATGGTATTATGTTTTAAACGGCGAGCGCGTCGGACCCGTTTCACAGGAGCAATTCGACCAGCTTGTGCAGGCGGGCACGATCACGGGCGAGACGCTTGTCTGGCACGCGGGCATGACGGAGTGGCTGTCGTGGACGCAGACGGCGGCGCGGATCGCCGCTGAAAGCGACTCGGCCGTGTGCGCGGTGAGCGGCCGTCTTTACCCGAAGCGCGAGATGCTTGAATACCAAGGGCGCTGGGTGAGCGCCGAGCACAAGGACGAGTTTTTCCAGCGCATTCGCGAGGGCGTGCAGCACCACACTGCGATGCCGGGCGAAGTGCGCTATGCGGGATTTTGGATTCGGTTCGCGGCGGTCATTATCGACATGATGTGCCTGTGGGCGATCAACATGGTTTTCAGCGTGGGTTTCATGTTTGTGATGATGGCGCTTGGCGGCCTCGCGTCCGCGTCTGGACGCGGTGGAATGACACCGGTCGTCGTGATTCTGCAATTGTCCCTCTATGTTGTGCAAATTGCCGTGGCGCTGGCCTATGACGTGTTTTTTATCCGAAAATATGACGCGACTCCCGGCAAACTTGCGTTGGGCTTGAAGATTCTGCGCGCCGATGGCGACAAGCTTTCGGTGGGCCGGATTATCGGGCGCAATTTTGCAAAAGGTGTCAGCGCGTTGATCCTGTGCATCGGCTACATAATGGCCGGCTGGGACGATCAAAAACGCGCCTTGCACGACATCATGTGCGACACGCGCGTGGTGCGCAAATAATCGCAACCGCCGGGGCGCGTTTAATCTTTCCACGCTTTTTTTGATTCCGTGAGCAACAAATCTCCAACACTGAACGGCCCCTGTTCTTGCGGCGGACGCTATTTGCTCACGCCGGGGCGCGCGCAATGCGAGGTGTGCAAGGATGACTACCAGTTTGTGGAGTTTCCGGCGTTTCGAGCGGAGCGCGTGGTGACGAAACCGCACGAGTTGACGGGCGGTGACGACGCGACTTGTTTCTTCCACGCGCAAAACCAGGCTGAGGCCGTGTGCTCGTCGTGCGGACGGTTTTTATGCCCCGTGTGCGCGGTCAATTTCGGCGGACGCATTTTGTGCCCGACATGCATCTCAAGCGGAAAAACATCACCGTCGAAGGTTGATCGTGAGAAATGGATGGCGGACACCACCGCGTTTTGGCTTGCGGCGCTGCCGCTGATTGCCTGGCCGCTCACGATTGTGACGGCCCCGGCGGCGTTTGTGCTGGTGTTGTTGAACTGGAACAAACCCGCAAGCATCGTGAAGCGCTTTCGCTGGCAGCGCTGGGTGGCGGGCGTGCTTTCGCTGGTGCAAATCGCCGGATGGGTGTGGTTGTTTGTGGAGATGTTTTCAGAATGAGCGCGAACGACGGCAATAATCCGCGATACAAATATCTGCACTGTCAAAATGGCGGGCTGTTTTCGCGCGGGAGCCTGTGGCTCGCGGACGACCATGTGCTGCAAATCACCTCGGTCGGACTGCATGAGCGCTACCGGCGTTTTTATTTGCGCGACATCAAGGCGATCATGGTTGGCGAAGCTTTCTCGTCCAAAGTCGGCGGTTTTATCTGCGGGGTCATCGCATTTGTCTTTGGAGTGATTTCATTTTTGACGATACTGCCGCCTGGCCCTGGAGCAGGCGCAATAGTGATTTGGTTATTTTTTGCGATTACCCTTGGACTGATGCTTTTTTTCCTATGGCGCGGGCGCACGGTGACAGTTTATGTGGTGACGGAATTGCAAACAGTGCTGTGGCGCTCCGTAGCGCGGAAATGGCAGGCGGACAAATTGATCGCGCAACTCACGCCGTTGATCAATGCGTCGCAGGCGGATTTGACGCGCGCGCAACCGACGATGGCGGAACAGGTGTCGGACGCGGTCGATGCCGCCGTTGAGCAAACGGCGATGGAGAATCAGGCCGCCGCGCAACAATCGCCAATGCCCGAACTGCCCGCGCAACCCGAGTTGCCCTCGCAGCCGGAGCTGCCGCAAATGCAACCGCGGCAAACTTCGGACTCGCAAAATCCGGACGGAGGCCCGGGCGCGGCATGAGCACGGCGGAAAATCCACCTTTGCCGTCGCGGGCCGGCGGACCGATGCGCAGGCTGCGCTGCACGCGGCACTCGGAGCGCGAGGCGGCGGCGTGTTGCGCGGAGTGCGGGCTGCCGTTTTGCCGCGAGTGCGTCTCGGAATACGAGGGGCGCTTGTTGTGCGCGGCGTGCCTGGAGAAAATCGTTGCGAACGCGAAGGCGGATGCGGACGGGAGCAATCGCGGTCTTTTCGCGCTGACGGCGAACTCGGTGAAACGCGCGGCGTCGCTCGCGGCGGGTGTGGCGTGGCTCTGGTTGTGTTTTTACCTGGCGGGTTTGCTGATCGAAAAACTGCCGCAGTCGGTGCATGAAGGCACGGTGTGGGCGCAGGCGGCGGAGGAGGCGCTGGGCGAGGAATGACGCGCAAGGGCACCACCGCACGCCGTCGCGAGACGGAGCCGTCCGCGCTGGCATTGATCGAGGAATCCGTGCACCTGCTCCGTCGCGCGCCGGCGGGCGTGTTTGTGTTTCACCTTCTCGGCGCGGGGGCGTGGGCGCTGGCGCTTTTGTTCGCGTGGGCTTACGTCTCGTGGTTCAGGCCGTCGCGCGACGAGCTTGCGCTGGGCGCGTGCGCGCTCGTGCTGCTGTATGCGTGGATGAAGGTCGCCCAGGCGGAAATGTGCGCGCGGTTGCTGGCGTTTCGCCTTGGCGCGAAGCCGGAGAAATTCACATGGCGCAGGGCGGCGCGTCTGGCGGTTTCGCAATTCAAAATCCACGCGTGGGGACCGGCGGCGCTGGCGGTGTCGGGTGTGCTGCTGCTGCCATTCGGTTATGTGTGGCTGTATTTTCAAACGGCGACGGCGCTTGGCTCCGCTCAAGTCCCGGAGCAACACGGCGCGGCTGAGGCGGATGCGCGGCAGCTTGCGAAACTCTGGCCGCGGCAGGGGCATGTGGGGCTGCTCGTGATCAGTGCGCTTTCGCTTGTGGTTTTTGCAAACGTGGCGGCGTTGTTTTACATGCTGCCTTGGCTGGCGCGCACGTTGCTCGGAATGGAAAACTTCATGTCACTGAGCGGCTGGTCGATGCTCAACACCACATTCCTCATGTGTGTGACGGCGCTCACGTGGCTCGCGATCGATCCGCTTGCGAAGGCGTTTTGCGTGCTGCGTGTTTTTCGCGGGCGCGCCCTGCGCACCGGCGCGGATTTGCGCATCGAAATCGCCGCTGTTCGAAAAACAGGACGCGCCAAAACAGGTTTCGCCCTCGTCGCGTTGGTCGCAAGCACGCTGATGTTTTCGGGTGACGCGACGGCAGCCGGGCGGGACTCCGCTTCCGATCAACAACAGCAGCAACAAGTCCAGCCTGCCGAGCTCGACCAAGCCATCGACGAAGTGCTGGCGCGCCGCGATTTTCAATGGCAGTTGCACCCGGATGAAAAGGCACGGTCTTCGGATGACGAGGCGAGCGCAATCGAGCGTTTTTTCAACTGGATGGGGAGCGGGGTGAAATCAGTTTTTCGCGCACTGGCGGATTTTATCGGATGGCTGGCGGAGTTGCTTTCGCGCGACAATGAAAGCGCCTGGCCGGTTGTTACAAAGGAACGCTCGGGCATGGGGGACCTGTCGCTGTTGAAGTTTTTCCTCTACTCGCTTCTCGCGGTGCTGGTGGGGCTGCTCGTTTGGGTGATTTTTATCACGGTGCGCGGCGGCGGGCGCAAGATCGTGGAGGCGGCGGCGGGCGGCGCGGAGATCGGGGAAAAACCGGATTTGCGCGATGAAAACGTGCAGGCGGCGCAACTGCCCTGGGATGAGTGGCTGCATCTCGCGCGCGAGCAGGTCGCGCTCGGCGAGTGGCGCCTGGCGCTGCGCGCGCTCTACCTCGCGCAACTCGCGCGCCTCGGCGCGGAGGGATTGCTGACGCTGCGGCGGCACAAGACGAATCTCGATTACGAGCGCGAACTGCGTCGCCGCGCGCTGCAGCGCGCGGGACTGCCGGAATGGTTTGCCGCGAGGCGGCGCGAGTTCGAGGCGGCGTGGTATGGCCGCGAGCAGACGGACGAGGCGCGCGTGCGCGCGTGGTTCGACGAGCTGGAGAAAGGAGCGAAAATATGAAGCGCCGAGCCTCGATGATTCTGCTCGCCGCGCTGGTCGTGCTGTTGCTCGGCGGCATCGCCGAATTGCTGCGCATGAGGATTTCGCGCGGCGATGTGTATCCGCTTTACTCGACCTATCGCGCTGACCCGCTCGGCACAAAGGCGTTTTATGAAAGCCTGGAGCTTGTGCCCGGCGCGCGCGCGCAACGGTGGCTGCGCGAGCCGGAAAAATTGCCGGCCGGCATGCGCGGGACGATTGTGTTTGCGGGGGTGAATTCCGCCGGGTGGTTGCGGACGGACCGCGTCACCGCAAAAAAACTCGACTCGCTCGCTCGCGGCGGCGCGCGCGTGGTCGTGACGTTCAAGGCGGGTTTCGGCGAGCGCGAGTTGAAGCGCTGGCGCGATTCGCGCACCGATGACGATTATTCAAAATACAATTTCGCGGGCGCGCCGGATTTTGCCGCGCATGCCTTGGAGAAGCGCGACGCACCCGAGGTCGCGCCCGAAGAAAAACCGGAGCCCCCTGAGAAAAAAGGCAGTCGCAAGAAACAGGTGTTTGTCGATGCGGGCGAGCAATGGGGCGTGAAAATCGTGACGCGCATCATCAAACCCGACGACGACGGCAGGCTGCCCCCCGCGGTGCGCTCGGAAGGACAACCGGGCGAATGGCCGGGAAGACTCGACTGGATGAGCGAGTTGTATTTCGACACGGACAAAAGCGCGGACTGGCGCGTGCTTTACACGCGCGAGGGGCGCCCCGTGATGATTGAGCGCGCGATTGGCACAGGCTCTATCGTGCTGGCGGCGGATTCGTTTTTCCTGAGCAACGAGGCGCTGCAACGCGCGCGCGCGACCTCATTGCTCGCGTGGCTCGTGACCGCGCCGGGCGGCGACGGTGTTGTTGTTTTCGACGAATACCATCTCGGCATGACTGAGGATCACGGCGTGGCCGCGCTTGCGCGGCGCTATGGGCTGACGGGGGCTGCGTGCCTGGCGATGTTGCTGGCGGTGTTGTGGGTGTGGCATCGCATGGCGCTGTTCGTGCCGCCGCCCGCCGACGAGGATGATGAGCACGCGGGTTACGAGCCGACGGCGGGCTTGGAGGCGTTGCTGCGCCGCTCGGTGCCCCGCGCGCAAGTGGCGCGTGTGTGCCTCGACGAATGGAAAAAAACGGCTTCGCCCGCCGACATTGCGCGTGTGGACAAGGCGCTCGCGACGCTGGAGCGAAACGCGTCGCCGTGGAAAATCTACACAACCGCGCGGGAAGCGCTGCGAAAATCAGGAGGGGTTTTGCCCCGCCCAAAATAGAAACCAATTTTATGAACCCAACCATTGAATCGTTTACGGAAAAACTAACTGCCGCCCGTGCCGAGGTGGCGAAAGTCGTCATCGGCCAGCAGGAGGCGGTCGAGCTTTCGCTCATCACTTTGCTGTCGCGCCAGCACGCGCTCATCGAGGGCGTGCCGGGCGTGGCGAAGACGCTGCTCGTGCGCACGCTCGCGCACGTGCTCGGCGTGCCGAGCGGGCGCGTGCAGTTCACACCCGACCTCATGCCGTCCGACATCACGGGCACGAATGTGTTTAATTTGCAGACAAACTCATTCACGCTGATTCGCGGGCCGGTGTTCACGTCGTTCCTTCTCGCCGACGAAATCAATCGCGCGCCCGCGAAAACCCAGGCTGCGCTTTTGCAGGCGATGCAGGAGCGCGTGGTGTCGATCGACCGCGAGACCTACGCGCTTGATGAGAACTTCACCGTGTTCGCCACGCAAAATCCGGCGGATTCCGAGGGCACTTATCCGCTGCCCGAGGCCCAGAAGGATCGCTTCATGCTCAAGATCAAAATGGAGCCGCCGGCGCGCGACGAGGAACTTTCGCTGGCGCGGCGCATGGTCGGAAACAACACGCCGGAGGGCGCGCTTGCCGCGGGCGAAGTGCGCGCTGTGCTTGGCGCGGGCGAACTGGCCTCAATGCGCGCCGCGCTCGACACGGTGACCTTGCGCGAGGAGCTGACGAGCTACGTGGTCGATCTTGTGCGCGCGACGCGCAGCCACGAGAGCATGCTGGTCGGCGCGGGGCCGCGCGCCACGCAGGCGTTGCTGCTTGGCAGCCGCGCGCGCGCCGCGCTCGACGGTCGCGACTATGTGACGCCGGACGATGTGCGCGGCCTTGCAAGCGCGGTGCTCGGACACCGCCTGATATTGCGCCCCGAGTTCGAAATAGAGGGACTGACAATCGACGAAGTGCTCTCGCGGATACTTGAACAAGTGGCGGTGCCAAGATGAAGAAATTGGGGCTTTCCGATTGCGCGCCACCGCGCGGTCTCGAAGTCGAAAATGGAGCGGTAACTCCCAATCGAAAATCGGAAATCCAAAATCGAAAATAACAACATGACCTTCCTCCCCTCAACACGCTTGCTCTGGCTTGTCTTCGCCGTGGTGCTGCTTGCGGTGCCGGCGGGGCCGATGCCCGGGTTGATGCCGGTGTGCTTCGCCGCGCTGGCGATCGTGGTGTTGCTGGCGTTGCTTGATTTGGCGTTGAGTTTGCGGGGAGTGCGGATGCCCGGGGTGTCGATCCCGGATGTCGTGCGGTTTTCGAAGGACCGGCCCGGCGTGATCCCGGTGAGTTTTTCCAATGAGACAGGGCGCGCGATGGAGCTGCGTTTTGCGCTCGGACTGCCGAAAGTTTTTGCGGCAAAGGACAATGAGTTGTGGGTGCGCCTGCCGGCGGGCGCAAAAAAATCGCGCGCGCAAATCGAGTGGGCGTGCACGCCTTCGCGGCGCGGGCGTTTTGCGAATGCGGCGCTGGCGTGCTGCGAGGCGGGATCGCGAATGGGTTTGTGGCGGTTGCGCGCGCGGGCGCGGCTGGAGTGCGAGTTGCGCGTGTATCCGAATTTGTTTTCCGAGCGGCGTCAGCTCGCGGCGGTTTTTCTGGATCGCGGCCAGTTTGGCGCGAAGCTGCAGCGCACGGTCGGGCGCGGGCGTGAGTTTGAAAAAATGCGCGAGTA
This genomic interval carries:
- a CDS encoding rhomboid family protein, which gives rise to MSTAENPPLPSRAGGPMRRLRCTRHSEREAAACCAECGLPFCRECVSEYEGRLLCAACLEKIVANAKADADGSNRGLFALTANSVKRAASLAAGVAWLWLCFYLAGLLIEKLPQSVHEGTVWAQAAEEALGEE
- a CDS encoding DUF4350 domain-containing protein; amino-acid sequence: MKRRASMILLAALVVLLLGGIAELLRMRISRGDVYPLYSTYRADPLGTKAFYESLELVPGARAQRWLREPEKLPAGMRGTIVFAGVNSAGWLRTDRVTAKKLDSLARGGARVVVTFKAGFGERELKRWRDSRTDDDYSKYNFAGAPDFAAHALEKRDAPEVAPEEKPEPPEKKGSRKKQVFVDAGEQWGVKIVTRIIKPDDDGRLPPAVRSEGQPGEWPGRLDWMSELYFDTDKSADWRVLYTREGRPVMIERAIGTGSIVLAADSFFLSNEALQRARATSLLAWLVTAPGGDGVVVFDEYHLGMTEDHGVAALARRYGLTGAACLAMLLAVLWVWHRMALFVPPPADEDDEHAGYEPTAGLEALLRRSVPRAQVARVCLDEWKKTASPADIARVDKALATLERNASPWKIYTTAREALRKSGGVLPRPK
- a CDS encoding RDD family protein; this encodes MQWYYVLNGERVGPVSQEQFDQLVQAGTITGETLVWHAGMTEWLSWTQTAARIAAESDSAVCAVSGRLYPKREMLEYQGRWVSAEHKDEFFQRIREGVQHHTAMPGEVRYAGFWIRFAAVIIDMMCLWAINMVFSVGFMFVMMALGGLASASGRGGMTPVVVILQLSLYVVQIAVALAYDVFFIRKYDATPGKLALGLKILRADGDKLSVGRIIGRNFAKGVSALILCIGYIMAGWDDQKRALHDIMCDTRVVRK
- a CDS encoding AAA family ATPase produces the protein MNPTIESFTEKLTAARAEVAKVVIGQQEAVELSLITLLSRQHALIEGVPGVAKTLLVRTLAHVLGVPSGRVQFTPDLMPSDITGTNVFNLQTNSFTLIRGPVFTSFLLADEINRAPAKTQAALLQAMQERVVSIDRETYALDENFTVFATQNPADSEGTYPLPEAQKDRFMLKIKMEPPARDEELSLARRMVGNNTPEGALAAGEVRAVLGAGELASMRAALDTVTLREELTSYVVDLVRATRSHESMLVGAGPRATQALLLGSRARAALDGRDYVTPDDVRGLASAVLGHRLILRPEFEIEGLTIDEVLSRILEQVAVPR